A genomic window from Candidatus Kouleothrix ribensis includes:
- a CDS encoding ROK family transcriptional regulator, with protein MSDSQPADLALMRELNERIVLGLLRQEGPISRAELARRSNLSRSTVSSIIATLLAAGLVCETGIGSSQGGRRPIMIEFNYQSALVIGIELGSTTLTLLLTDLAATVLRRAYVPFNSAEGPEACSTRLAEQVHRVLAEAAISRQQIVGVGVGVPGPLGYTTGRPSAPPVLPGWQGVPLRALLEAALGMRVFVENDANLGALAEHRWGAAQGWENVAYLYLGSVGIGAGLILDGRLYRGDIGSAGEIGHLMVEEDGPACRCGSSGCLEAVAGLPAVLKRARAIGLPVAQFGDLLSLARQGDHSAIALLDATGEYLGIAVASTLNMINPGCIVIGGSMAEAGELLLGSLRRTLQRRGLSIAVDHVTIIPGMLGSDVVAIGAVSIVVNHAFSVPAAARSNNGVAHEAMPV; from the coding sequence ATGTCTGATTCGCAGCCAGCCGATCTTGCACTGATGCGCGAGCTGAACGAGCGGATCGTGCTAGGCCTGCTGCGCCAAGAGGGGCCGATCTCGCGGGCCGAGCTGGCGCGGCGCAGCAACCTGAGCCGCTCGACGGTCTCGAGCATCATCGCCACCTTGCTGGCAGCCGGCCTGGTATGCGAGACCGGTATCGGCAGCTCGCAGGGCGGGCGGCGGCCGATCATGATCGAGTTCAACTACCAATCGGCGCTGGTGATCGGCATCGAGCTGGGCAGCACCACGCTGACACTCTTGCTGACCGACCTGGCTGCGACGGTGTTGCGGCGAGCCTACGTACCCTTTAATAGTGCCGAAGGCCCCGAGGCATGCAGCACCCGGCTGGCCGAGCAAGTACACCGCGTGCTGGCCGAGGCCGCGATTTCGCGGCAGCAGATCGTAGGGGTTGGCGTGGGTGTGCCGGGGCCGCTGGGCTACACCACAGGCCGGCCAAGCGCGCCGCCGGTGCTGCCGGGCTGGCAGGGTGTGCCCCTTCGCGCGCTGCTCGAAGCGGCGCTGGGCATGCGCGTGTTTGTCGAGAATGATGCGAACCTGGGTGCTCTAGCCGAGCACCGCTGGGGTGCGGCCCAGGGCTGGGAGAATGTGGCGTACCTGTACCTGGGCAGCGTAGGCATTGGGGCAGGCCTGATCCTCGACGGCCGGCTATACCGCGGCGATATCGGGTCGGCCGGCGAGATCGGCCACCTGATGGTCGAAGAAGACGGCCCGGCCTGCCGGTGTGGCTCATCTGGCTGCCTCGAGGCAGTCGCTGGGCTGCCGGCGGTGCTGAAGCGCGCCCGCGCGATTGGCCTGCCGGTTGCGCAGTTCGGCGATCTCCTGAGCCTGGCCCGCCAAGGCGACCACAGCGCAATCGCGCTGCTCGACGCCACCGGCGAATACCTGGGGATTGCAGTCGCAAGCACCTTGAATATGATCAACCCCGGCTGTATCGTGATCGGCGGCAGCATGGCCGAGGCCGGCGAACTGCTGCTAGGCTCGCTGCGCAGAACGCTCCAGCGGCGCGGGCTATCGATCGCCGTCGATCACGTGACGATCATACCGGGCATGCTCGGCAGCGACGTAGTGGCGATCGGCGCTGTTTCGATTGTGGTGAATCATGCCTTTAGTGTGCCGGCCGCTGCGCGCAGCAATAATGGGGTGGCACACGAGGCGATGCCGGTGTGA
- a CDS encoding IclR family transcriptional regulator — protein sequence MNRSGYPGTQAIRRAVSVLKAFGPDATVLTAPEVSRRTGLNRSTVYRLLSALGSEGLVVADEAGRYRLGPDLAMLGTLALRQMNLHEIALPHTRALAERSGETIDLEILHGASVMIIAEVSGDYLLGAASNIGTRYPAHCTATGKALLAHLPAEQLSAIVAGGLAARGPRTITAPAALYDELARVRACGYATSYEELEPHLHAVGAPIFDHRGQAVAAISISGPAARLPYQRESEFAGMLIDACATISHQLGFWPGLARP from the coding sequence ATGAACAGATCGGGCTACCCCGGCACACAGGCGATCCGGCGTGCGGTGTCGGTGCTCAAGGCCTTCGGGCCTGATGCCACCGTGCTTACTGCACCCGAGGTCAGCCGGCGCACCGGGCTGAATCGCAGCACTGTCTACCGGCTGCTCAGTGCGCTTGGCAGCGAAGGGCTGGTGGTGGCCGATGAAGCCGGCCGCTATCGGCTCGGCCCCGATCTGGCCATGCTCGGCACGCTGGCGCTGCGCCAGATGAACCTGCACGAGATTGCGCTGCCGCACACCCGCGCGCTGGCCGAGCGTAGCGGCGAGACGATCGACCTCGAGATTCTACACGGCGCCAGTGTCATGATCATCGCGGAGGTATCGGGCGATTATTTGCTGGGCGCGGCCAGCAACATCGGCACACGCTACCCGGCGCACTGCACCGCCACCGGCAAAGCACTGCTGGCACACCTGCCCGCCGAGCAGCTCAGCGCGATCGTGGCGGGCGGCCTGGCCGCGCGCGGGCCACGCACGATCACCGCGCCCGCCGCGCTGTACGACGAGCTGGCGCGCGTGCGTGCGTGTGGCTATGCCACTTCGTACGAAGAGCTCGAGCCGCACCTGCACGCGGTGGGCGCGCCGATCTTCGATCATCGCGGGCAGGCTGTCGCCGCGATCAGTATCTCGGGGCCGGCTGCCCGCCTACCATACCAACGCGAGTCCGAGTTCGCCGGCATGTTGATCGACGCCTGCGCTACGATCTCACACCAGCTTGGGTTCTGGCCCGGCCTGGCCCGGCCATAA
- the rsmG gene encoding 16S rRNA (guanine(527)-N(7))-methyltransferase RsmG: MDVLTTTAAEWGIALTPQQREQFAIYAAELMRWNERVNLTAITDEHAIVARHFLDSLRCGLSWGAPPASLIDVGSGAGFPGLVLKIAWPAIRVTLVESIAKKAAFLEHMRVRLGLSDVVVLVARAEVLGHDPAQRERYDVAVARAVAGLPVLAEYCLPLCRIGGRFLAPKGAQIAGELAGAQAAINRLGGRVAAIEPVLIPGIEPRTLVVIDKLAATPPQYPRAPGLPAKRPL; this comes from the coding sequence ATGGATGTGCTGACCACCACCGCCGCCGAGTGGGGCATCGCGCTCACGCCGCAGCAGCGCGAGCAGTTCGCGATCTACGCAGCCGAACTCATGCGCTGGAACGAGCGTGTGAACCTGACGGCAATCACCGACGAGCACGCGATCGTGGCGCGCCACTTCCTCGATTCGCTGCGCTGCGGCCTGAGCTGGGGCGCGCCGCCGGCCAGCCTGATCGACGTGGGCAGTGGGGCCGGCTTTCCCGGCCTGGTGCTCAAGATCGCGTGGCCGGCCATCCGCGTGACATTGGTCGAAAGCATTGCGAAGAAGGCGGCGTTTCTCGAGCATATGCGGGTGCGGCTTGGGCTTAGCGACGTGGTGGTGCTGGTGGCGCGGGCCGAAGTGCTAGGGCACGACCCGGCGCAGCGCGAGCGCTACGACGTGGCGGTGGCGCGCGCGGTGGCGGGCCTGCCGGTGCTAGCCGAGTATTGCCTGCCGCTGTGCCGCATTGGCGGGCGTTTCCTGGCGCCGAAGGGCGCGCAGATCGCAGGCGAGCTGGCGGGCGCGCAGGCGGCGATCAACCGGCTGGGCGGGCGCGTAGCCGCGATCGAGCCGGTGCTGATCCCCGGCATCGAGCCGCGCACGCTCGTAGTGATCGACAAGCTGGCCGCGACGCCGCCGCAATACCCGCGCGCCCCCGGCCTGCCGGCCAAGCGGCCACTCTAG
- a CDS encoding PspA/IM30 family protein → MSIITRVRDLLSANINAMLDSAEDPEKMADEYLRQLTNELYDAKTSVAAAMADANRLNARETQYQAETEQWASKAEAALRANNEMLAKAALSRKVEASKLAKQYTEQSNAQDEQVEMLQKALIQLETRIAETKAKKELIVAKKNRAATQEAIQRTVRGLGNINAMDKLDQLEERVDDRLARADAMSKLESDTLENKFRDLERETEVDSELAELRKKLGQQ, encoded by the coding sequence ATGTCCATTATCACTCGTGTCCGTGATCTGCTCAGCGCCAATATCAACGCCATGCTCGACTCGGCCGAAGATCCCGAGAAGATGGCCGACGAGTATCTACGCCAGCTGACCAACGAGCTGTACGATGCCAAGACCAGCGTCGCGGCCGCAATGGCCGACGCGAACCGGCTGAACGCCCGAGAGACCCAGTACCAGGCCGAGACCGAGCAGTGGGCCAGTAAGGCCGAGGCGGCGCTGCGCGCCAACAACGAAATGCTGGCCAAGGCCGCGCTATCGCGCAAGGTAGAGGCGAGTAAGCTGGCCAAGCAGTACACCGAGCAGTCGAACGCGCAGGATGAGCAGGTCGAGATGCTCCAGAAGGCGCTGATACAGCTCGAGACGCGAATCGCAGAGACGAAGGCCAAGAAGGAGCTGATCGTCGCGAAGAAGAATCGCGCCGCGACTCAGGAGGCCATCCAGCGCACCGTGCGCGGCCTGGGCAATATCAACGCCATGGACAAGCTCGATCAGCTCGAGGAGCGCGTCGATGACCGGCTGGCGCGCGCCGATGCTATGTCGAAGCTCGAGAGCGACACGCTTGAGAACAAGTTCCGCGATCTCGAGCGCGAAACCGAGGTCGACTCGGAGCTGGCCGAGCTGAGGAAGAAGCTTGGCCAGCAGTAG
- the glgP gene encoding alpha-glucan family phosphorylase, with amino-acid sequence MTTADLLFTPIPARISRLRELAFNVWWSWHPEAQDLYRQIDSTLWEQDYHNPVDFLRDVRQRRLEDAAENPDYLKQYDQVLAAFDSYIGEANTWFAQAYPHAGGKTIAYFSAEFGLHESLPIYSGGLGVLAGDHTKEASDIGLPLVAVGFLYPQGYFRQRLDHSGWQEAQYVKLDFANVAASPALTPDGREVVVEVELPGRTIYAKVYRIQVGRNPLFLMDTDIHPNSPQDRELSARLYGGDQEMRVAQEIVLGIGGVRALRQMGINPSAWHMNEGHSAFLVLELARELVQKGTPFAEAFKQVQASAVFTTHTPVPAGNDAFPLQMIEKYFWQYWSQLGLSRDEFVSVALQQQNWGPAFAMTVLALKASDRHNGVSKLHGHVARGMWQWLYEGKPQDDVPITSITNGVHTATWLAPAMRRLFETYMASDWEDRIDDVAMWQKIQQIPDDVMWQSRQQLKKQLVEFARERTRDRHLRLGTSPAVWPVLDENAFTIGFARRFATYKRATLLFKDLERLKAILNRWDRPVQIVFAGKAHPADDPGKLFIQQVYQMSQQPGFLGKILFIEEYDMCVARQLVQGVDVWLNTPRRPYEASGTSGQKASLNGAPNISILDGWWPEAYDGKNGWAIGDEREYSNLDEQDWRDSQHLYQILEHEVLPVFYERGSDGVPHGWISWSKAAIATVAPMFSTRRMVKEYATRLYMPAAGVSAK; translated from the coding sequence ATTACGACCGCCGATCTGCTCTTCACCCCCATCCCCGCTCGCATCAGCCGGCTACGCGAGCTGGCATTCAATGTCTGGTGGAGCTGGCACCCCGAGGCGCAGGATCTGTATCGCCAGATCGACAGCACATTGTGGGAGCAAGACTACCACAACCCGGTCGATTTCTTACGCGATGTACGCCAGCGCCGCCTCGAAGACGCCGCCGAGAACCCCGACTACCTGAAGCAGTATGATCAGGTGCTCGCTGCTTTCGACAGCTACATCGGCGAGGCCAACACCTGGTTCGCCCAGGCCTACCCCCACGCCGGCGGCAAGACGATCGCCTACTTTTCGGCCGAGTTCGGCCTGCACGAGTCGCTGCCGATCTATTCGGGCGGCCTGGGCGTGCTGGCCGGCGATCACACCAAAGAGGCCAGCGATATCGGCCTGCCGCTGGTGGCCGTTGGCTTTCTCTACCCCCAAGGCTACTTCCGCCAACGCCTCGACCACAGCGGCTGGCAAGAGGCTCAGTATGTCAAGCTCGACTTTGCAAATGTGGCCGCCTCGCCCGCGCTTACGCCCGACGGCCGCGAGGTGGTGGTCGAGGTCGAGCTGCCCGGCCGCACGATCTATGCCAAGGTGTACCGCATCCAGGTCGGCCGCAACCCGCTGTTCCTGATGGATACCGACATCCACCCGAATAGCCCGCAAGACCGCGAGCTGTCGGCCCGGCTGTATGGCGGCGATCAGGAGATGCGCGTGGCCCAGGAGATCGTGCTGGGCATCGGTGGCGTGCGTGCCCTGCGCCAGATGGGCATCAATCCTAGCGCCTGGCATATGAACGAGGGCCACTCGGCCTTCCTGGTGCTCGAGCTGGCCCGCGAGCTGGTGCAGAAGGGCACGCCGTTTGCCGAGGCATTCAAGCAGGTGCAGGCCAGCGCAGTCTTCACTACGCACACGCCGGTGCCGGCCGGTAACGACGCCTTCCCCCTGCAGATGATCGAGAAATACTTCTGGCAGTACTGGTCGCAGCTCGGCCTCAGCCGCGACGAGTTCGTGAGCGTCGCGCTCCAGCAGCAGAACTGGGGCCCGGCGTTTGCCATGACTGTGCTCGCGCTCAAGGCCTCCGATCGCCACAACGGTGTTAGCAAGCTCCATGGCCACGTGGCGCGCGGTATGTGGCAGTGGCTGTACGAAGGCAAGCCCCAGGACGACGTGCCGATCACGTCGATCACCAACGGCGTGCATACCGCCACATGGCTGGCGCCCGCAATGCGCCGGCTGTTCGAGACCTATATGGCCAGCGATTGGGAAGATCGGATCGATGATGTGGCTATGTGGCAGAAGATCCAGCAGATTCCCGACGATGTGATGTGGCAGAGCCGCCAGCAGCTCAAAAAGCAGCTGGTCGAGTTCGCGCGCGAGCGCACCCGCGACCGCCACCTGCGCCTGGGTACCTCGCCGGCAGTGTGGCCGGTGCTCGACGAGAATGCCTTCACGATCGGCTTCGCACGGCGCTTCGCCACCTATAAGCGCGCCACGCTGCTGTTCAAGGATCTCGAGCGCCTGAAGGCCATCCTGAACCGCTGGGATCGGCCGGTTCAGATCGTCTTCGCCGGCAAGGCCCACCCGGCCGACGACCCCGGCAAGCTGTTCATCCAGCAGGTCTACCAGATGTCGCAGCAGCCCGGCTTCCTGGGCAAGATCCTGTTCATCGAGGAGTACGACATGTGCGTGGCCCGCCAGCTCGTGCAGGGCGTGGATGTATGGCTGAACACGCCGCGCCGGCCCTACGAGGCCAGCGGCACCAGCGGCCAGAAGGCCAGCCTGAACGGCGCGCCGAATATCAGCATCCTAGATGGCTGGTGGCCCGAGGCCTACGACGGCAAGAACGGCTGGGCGATCGGCGACGAGCGCGAGTATAGCAACCTCGACGAGCAAGACTGGCGCGACTCGCAGCATCTGTACCAGATTCTCGAGCACGAGGTGCTGCCGGTGTTCTACGAGCGCGGCAGCGACGGCGTGCCGCACGGCTGGATCAGCTGGAGCAAGGCGGCAATTGCTACCGTCGCCCCTATGTTCAGCACGCGCCGGATGGTCAAGGAATACGCCACTCGGCTGTATATGCCCGCAGCCGGCGTCTCCGCCAAGTAG
- a CDS encoding sugar ABC transporter permease — translation MATVNVQSTTPAAERGKSRQRAETTRTAYMYLLPALLVMGIVTFYPLLYQVYMSFTDFGLKNLRVNAAAPTFVGLDNYIRILKNDMPFTGFNFWGTLAFDLWWALSNVVLHVVLGVLVAVLLNIEGLWLKRIYRAIYVLPVVIPALIVATVWKNMWDTDYGPINGLLTTINSWFGGAPVHIRWLDSYDLPIAWIPLPLSYYAMLVTNIWLGWPLNAVVATGALQSIPKELYEAAEIDGATRTQQFFNVTVPMLRPAMLPFAIFGFITTFNLFHLSYFLSGGGPDHRTELLVTWAYRLVNEQKLYGIASAFAVYVFFILLILTLITNRLAKATASYAE, via the coding sequence ATGGCTACAGTCAACGTGCAATCCACAACTCCAGCCGCCGAGCGAGGGAAATCGCGCCAGCGAGCCGAGACAACTCGCACGGCCTATATGTACCTGCTGCCGGCGCTACTCGTGATGGGCATCGTCACATTCTACCCGCTGCTCTACCAAGTATACATGTCGTTCACCGACTTCGGCCTGAAAAACCTGCGTGTGAACGCAGCGGCGCCGACGTTTGTTGGCCTCGACAACTACATTCGCATTCTCAAGAACGACATGCCCTTCACCGGCTTTAACTTCTGGGGCACGCTCGCGTTCGATCTGTGGTGGGCCCTATCGAACGTGGTGCTGCACGTGGTGCTGGGCGTGCTGGTAGCTGTGCTGCTGAATATTGAAGGCCTGTGGCTCAAGCGAATCTACCGCGCGATCTACGTGCTGCCAGTGGTGATCCCGGCGCTGATTGTCGCCACCGTGTGGAAAAACATGTGGGACACCGACTACGGCCCGATCAACGGCCTGCTGACGACAATCAACAGCTGGTTTGGTGGCGCGCCGGTGCATATTCGCTGGCTCGACTCGTACGATCTGCCGATCGCCTGGATCCCGCTGCCGCTCTCGTACTATGCGATGCTGGTGACGAACATCTGGCTGGGCTGGCCGCTCAACGCGGTCGTGGCCACTGGCGCGCTCCAGAGCATCCCCAAAGAGCTGTACGAGGCCGCCGAGATCGACGGCGCCACGCGCACGCAGCAGTTCTTCAATGTGACTGTGCCGATGCTGCGGCCGGCCATGCTGCCGTTCGCGATCTTCGGCTTCATCACCACCTTTAACCTATTCCACCTCTCGTACTTCCTATCGGGTGGCGGCCCCGACCACCGCACGGAGCTGCTGGTGACGTGGGCGTACCGCCTGGTGAACGAGCAGAAGCTGTATGGCATCGCATCGGCGTTCGCGGTGTATGTCTTTTTCATCCTGCTGATTCTCACGCTGATCACCAACCGCCTGGCTAAGGCCACGGCGAGCTATGCCGAATAG
- a CDS encoding ABC transporter permease subunit produces MATVNSPARTIGRRQRGTSAGRPLQLSTQLLLQAICLFLTFTVLYPILWVVARSIDPSTLNRPTSLLPEGATLDAYRAVLTQPTTNPVSFAQLGLNTILLAGGVTLFAMAISVSAAYAFSRLQFPGRSQLMLGVLGVLMLPAVAGIAPLFVLLNRIVIGGFNLRNSLLGVGLAMTSGALPFAIWNLKGYLDTIPKELEEAATIDGATRNQTFLRIVLPLSTPVLAVTSFLVFLGGWTEFYLSWQFLTEPKTFTLSMALYGMVGQYAAQTPWSRFTAMALIIAVPVAIVYLSLQKYIVGGLTVGGVKG; encoded by the coding sequence ATGGCGACAGTCAACTCTCCAGCGCGAACGATCGGGCGCCGCCAGCGCGGCACATCGGCCGGGCGGCCACTCCAGCTCAGTACGCAGCTGCTGCTCCAGGCGATCTGCCTGTTCCTGACGTTCACGGTACTCTACCCGATTCTGTGGGTGGTGGCGCGCTCGATCGACCCGAGCACGCTGAACCGACCAACCTCGCTGCTGCCCGAGGGTGCCACGCTCGATGCCTACCGCGCCGTGCTGACCCAGCCAACCACCAACCCGGTGTCGTTTGCGCAGCTTGGGCTGAACACGATCTTGCTAGCCGGCGGCGTGACGCTATTCGCGATGGCGATCTCCGTCAGCGCAGCGTATGCGTTCTCGCGGCTGCAGTTCCCCGGCCGCTCGCAGCTGATGCTGGGCGTGCTAGGCGTGCTGATGCTGCCGGCTGTGGCGGGCATCGCGCCGCTGTTCGTGCTGCTGAACCGGATCGTGATTGGCGGCTTCAACCTGCGCAACTCGCTGCTGGGCGTGGGCCTGGCCATGACCTCGGGCGCGTTGCCGTTTGCGATCTGGAATCTCAAGGGCTACCTCGATACCATCCCGAAGGAGCTGGAAGAGGCCGCGACGATCGATGGCGCCACGCGTAACCAGACCTTCCTGCGCATCGTGCTGCCGCTCTCGACGCCGGTGCTGGCGGTGACCTCGTTCCTGGTGTTCCTGGGCGGCTGGACCGAGTTCTACCTGTCGTGGCAATTCTTGACCGAGCCGAAGACCTTCACGCTCTCGATGGCACTGTACGGCATGGTCGGCCAGTACGCCGCGCAGACGCCCTGGTCGCGCTTTACGGCCATGGCGCTGATCATCGCGGTGCCAGTGGCGATTGTGTACCTGTCGCTGCAGAAGTATATTGTGGGTGGCCTGACGGTTGGTGGGGTCAAGGGTTAG
- a CDS encoding extracellular solute-binding protein: MHRMLKFLGVIVLMALLLAACGGGTATTPTAAPAAAEPTKAAAATEPTAAPAATEPTAAPAAAEPTAAPEAGGAMAGPKVTGEVTLWHAYGAGGAEEAAINKLIANAQKDNPDAKITVLSVPFDQIFNKFETEAAAGGGPDMFIAPNDSLGKEVRADLLKDIDAEMAGHLDNLLPVSVDGCKVDGKLYCVPESLKAVAMFYNTDKVKAAPKTTDELLAAVKGGLTIAINQNAYHNVGFFTGFGGKIVDDTGKCALDPAFGEAMAYLKQLKDAGAQFFTDGGKADDAFQTGKVDAIINGPWATGNYKKSLGDKVGVAPVPAGPKGPAGPLTGTDGFYININSKNVAGAVALGLYLTSPDSMKVYVDEAGHVPADKTIQISDAVTKGFADAAATGYPRPQVKELDGFWGNFGDAVNNVIEKGQDPAQVSKDACVAMDKANGK, encoded by the coding sequence ATGCATCGGATGCTCAAATTCCTGGGTGTCATCGTGCTGATGGCGCTTCTACTGGCCGCCTGTGGTGGCGGCACCGCCACGACGCCGACCGCTGCCCCGGCTGCGGCCGAGCCGACCAAGGCTGCGGCTGCGACCGAGCCGACCGCTGCCCCGGCTGCGACCGAGCCGACCGCTGCCCCGGCTGCGGCCGAGCCGACCGCTGCCCCCGAGGCTGGCGGCGCAATGGCCGGCCCGAAAGTCACCGGCGAAGTGACGCTGTGGCACGCCTACGGCGCCGGCGGCGCCGAAGAGGCCGCGATCAACAAGCTGATTGCGAACGCCCAGAAGGACAACCCCGACGCCAAGATTACCGTGCTGTCGGTGCCGTTCGACCAGATCTTCAACAAGTTCGAAACCGAGGCAGCGGCCGGCGGTGGCCCCGACATGTTCATCGCGCCGAACGACAGCCTGGGTAAGGAAGTGCGCGCCGACCTGTTGAAGGACATCGACGCCGAGATGGCCGGCCACCTCGACAACCTGCTGCCGGTGTCAGTCGACGGCTGCAAAGTCGATGGCAAGCTGTACTGCGTGCCCGAGTCGCTGAAGGCCGTGGCGATGTTCTACAACACCGACAAGGTCAAGGCTGCGCCGAAGACCACCGACGAGCTGCTGGCTGCCGTCAAGGGTGGGCTGACGATTGCAATCAACCAGAATGCCTACCACAACGTTGGCTTCTTCACCGGCTTCGGCGGCAAGATCGTCGATGATACCGGCAAGTGCGCGCTCGACCCGGCCTTCGGCGAGGCGATGGCCTACCTGAAGCAGCTGAAGGACGCCGGCGCGCAATTCTTCACCGACGGCGGCAAGGCCGACGACGCATTCCAGACCGGCAAGGTCGATGCGATCATCAACGGCCCGTGGGCCACCGGCAACTACAAGAAGAGCCTGGGCGACAAGGTTGGTGTGGCGCCTGTGCCCGCCGGCCCGAAGGGCCCAGCCGGCCCGCTGACCGGCACCGACGGCTTCTACATCAACATCAATAGCAAGAATGTCGCCGGCGCAGTGGCGCTGGGCCTGTACCTGACCAGCCCAGACTCGATGAAGGTGTATGTCGACGAAGCCGGCCACGTACCGGCCGACAAGACCATTCAGATCAGCGATGCCGTGACCAAGGGCTTCGCCGACGCGGCCGCCACCGGCTACCCGCGCCCGCAGGTCAAAGAGCTCGACGGCTTCTGGGGCAACTTCGGCGACGCAGTCAACAACGTGATCGAGAAGGGCCAGGATCCGGCGCAGGTTTCGAAGGACGCCTGCGTGGCGATGGACAAGGCCAACGGTAAATAG